A window from Schistocerca gregaria isolate iqSchGreg1 chromosome 8, iqSchGreg1.2, whole genome shotgun sequence encodes these proteins:
- the LOC126284923 gene encoding pro-resilin-like, producing MSSLFIPVAFVILSGWILDVSDSLPAHVRVIREAPGERLEPGLSEMPRGELHHGSADAALALASHTRHHPEGDLTLGRAAAGLPSGKSALMDGRLPGEHHLSGHLGQGHHRKGELEGSGQVSLPGSGGVDLKKISGEIEGNMGHAAIASEGNGLDKKAVALEVLRRMSMQNTKGGGTATVPSGGLDAHGIDGHSAEGGIAEGNPHGGAHISGGGLPGGIHGNPQVPQADLSSIGLSGSGHSISSTDYGAPGGGAAGLEHMNGGQVHHPTAVAGGHKENPIGPPAGGLGVASGGQQEIVGELLEMWAKIGGPEMLGKIAAMSQNMHGVGAGGLPTFSSHPPPPAAPTVGGSGTMGGNTQSFTRGEVSRGDARHITSAGSGAITYSGASSNASQPTEIVYVMMMPGSGDMPKGPPLTGSASASGGKNTVMGQLPFAYGSGAYATYNTAGTYKMAQGAGTPGAISYTAIPVGYVATRGYSVQSRPMYYSGTARPRGSTYNAWPMAYGVAGSKPYSMLAYTAVPVGQVVTARAQQGVRPAATAQAAYYTVQGGRTVATTQRRPAGGVTYTALPAVVMPAQTYKVASG from the coding sequence ATGTCAAGTTTGTTTATTCCTGTTGCATTTGTAATACTGTCAGGATGGATTCTTGACGTTTCTGACTCTCTCCCTGCGCATGTGCGGGTGATAAGAGAGGCTCCAGGTGAACGACTTGAACCCGGTCTCAGTGAGATGCCAAGAGGAGAACTTCATCACGGATCAGCAGATGCAGCACTCGCACTCGCGTCCCACACTAGACACCATCCAGAAGGAGACCTGACCTTAGGCAGAGCTGCTGCAGGTCTTCCTTCTGGAAAATCTGCGCTTATGGACGGACGCCTTCCTGGCGAACATCATTTGAGTGGTCATTTAGGACAAGGTCACCACAGAAAAGGTGAACTGGAAGGAAGCGGCCAGGTATCTCTTCCTGGCAGTGGTGGCGTAGACCTGAAAAAGATATCAGGCGAGATCGAAGGAAATATGGGTCATGCAGCTATTGCTTCCGAAGGCAATGGCCTAGACAAAAAAGCCGTAGCATTAGAAGTGCTTCGCCGTATGTCAATGCAGAATACCAAAGGTGGAGGTACAGCCACAGTTCCATCTGGTGGACTTGATGCCCATGGCATTGATGGGCACAGTGCCGAAGGCGGCATAGCAGAGGGCAACCCACATGGAGGCGCACATATTTCTGGAGGAGGGCTGCCTGGGGGTATTCATGGCAACCCTCAAGTACCCCAAGCTGATCTGTCATCCATTGGTCTCAGTGGAAGTGGACATAGTATTTCGAGCACTGACTATGGTGCCCCAGGGGGTGGCGCCGCTGGACTGGAACACATGAATGGAGGACAAGTCCATCACCCAACAGCTGTAGCAGGAGGCCACAAAGAAAACCCCATAGGCCCTCCTGCCGGAGGATTAGGTGTTGCTTCTGGGGGGCAACAGGAAATAGTAGGCGAACTTTTGGAAATGTGGGCGAAAATTGGAGGTCCTGAAATGCTTGGTAAGATAGCAGCAATGAGTCAGAACATGCATGGAGTTGGTGCTGGTGGACTTCCAACATTCTCTTCTCATCCTCCACCACCAGCAGCGCCGACAGTTGGAGGTTCTGGCACCATGGGAGGAAATACCCAATCTTTCACGCGTGGTGAAGTTTCTCGAGGAGATGCGCGACATATAACAAGCGCAGGTAGTGGAGCAATAACGTATAGTGGAGCTAGCAGTAACGCTTCTCAGCCAACGGAGATAGTCTACGTTATGATGATGCCAGGATCTGGTGATATGCCCAAGGGACCTCCCCTAACAGGTTCAGCGTCCGCCTCAGGTGGGAAAAACACAGTGATGGGACAACTTCCATTCGCCTACGGTAGTGGTGCTTACGCAACATACAATACTGCAGGAACTTACAAAATGGCACAAGGTGCTGGAACACCTGGAGCAATTAGTTACACGGCGATACCTGTGGGCTACGTCGCTACGAGGGGCTATTCCGTGCAAAGCAGACCGATGTACTATAGTGGAACGGCTAGACCTAGAGGCAGCACATACAATGCATGGCCAATGGCATATGGAGTGGCAGGATCTAAACCGTACTCGATGCTTGCCTACACCGCCGTCCCTGTTGGCCAAGTGGTGACTGCCAGGGCTCAGCAAGGTGTGAGACCCGCAGCAACTGCCCAAGCAGCCTATTATACGGTACAAGGAGGCAG